From Endozoicomonas sp. 8E, the proteins below share one genomic window:
- the hflC gene encoding protease modulator HflC, translating into MSQKGFTALIAGLVILVLAWSCLFVISERERAVQLRFGQLVNPNLKPGLHLKFPFVDNVRIFDARLQHLEVPSERFLTLEQKAVIVDSYIKWRIADVAKFYKATAGDIYRANTLLSQRAESRMRNKFGGLTLNEVVSGQRDKLMNDITSNLDKVAREELGVTVVDVRVKKVDLPPQVSDSVFERMSSEREKEAQEYRSKGQEMAEGIRANADREQRVIQADAYKEAEIVRGDGDAKAAEVYARAYRQDPEFYSFYRSLQAYKGSFDSKGDILLLEPDNDFFNYLNHHSGSKK; encoded by the coding sequence ATGAGTCAGAAAGGTTTTACAGCTCTGATCGCTGGTCTGGTCATCCTGGTTCTGGCCTGGAGTTGTCTCTTTGTCATCAGCGAACGTGAGCGTGCAGTGCAACTGCGTTTTGGTCAACTGGTGAATCCTAACCTGAAGCCGGGTCTGCACTTGAAATTCCCGTTTGTAGATAACGTGCGTATTTTCGATGCCCGTCTGCAACACCTCGAAGTGCCATCAGAACGTTTCCTGACGTTGGAACAGAAAGCGGTTATTGTGGACTCTTACATCAAGTGGCGTATAGCGGATGTAGCCAAGTTCTACAAGGCGACAGCCGGCGACATTTATCGTGCCAACACACTGCTTTCCCAGCGTGCTGAATCCAGGATGCGTAACAAGTTTGGTGGTTTGACATTGAATGAAGTGGTATCCGGTCAGCGTGACAAACTGATGAATGATATCACCAGCAACCTGGATAAAGTGGCCAGAGAAGAGCTGGGCGTGACTGTGGTGGATGTCCGGGTTAAAAAAGTAGACCTACCACCTCAGGTCAGTGACTCGGTCTTCGAACGTATGTCTTCCGAGCGTGAGAAAGAAGCTCAGGAATACCGCTCCAAAGGTCAGGAAATGGCTGAAGGTATCCGTGCTAATGCAGACCGGGAACAGCGTGTTATTCAGGCAGATGCTTACAAGGAAGCAGAAATTGTTCGAGGTGATGGCGATGCCAAGGCGGCAGAAGTTTATGCCAGGGCTTACCGTCAGGACCCTGAATTTTACTCATTCTATCGTAGCCTTCAGGCTTATAAAGGGTCCTTTGACAGCAAAGGCGACATCCTGTTGCTGGAACCTGATAATGACTTCTTCAACTATCTGAACCATCACTCAGGTAGCAAAAAGTAA
- a CDS encoding adenylosuccinate synthase, with protein sequence MGKTVVVLGTQWGDEGKGKIVDLLTEQAEAVVRFQGGHNAGHTLVIDGEKTVLHLIPSGILREGVVCYIGNGVVLSPEALLKEIHKLEDGGVPVRERLRISPSCPLILPYHIALDQAREVARGKDKIGTTGRGIGPAYEDKVARRGLRVADLLHPERFAQKLKEVMEYHNFALEHYYKVDTVDFQKTLDEALAMGEQIKPMIERVTDKVHEHHGKGDNILFEGAQGSLLDIDHGTYPFVTSSNTTAGGVSTGSGFGPLYLDYVLGITKAYTTRVGSGPFPTELFDDIGMHLAKKGNEFGATTGRPRRCGWFDAVALRQSVQINSVSGLCLTKLDVLDGLETIKICTGYKNARGESITTPVDAEEYEAIQPVYEEVPGWSESTFGARSLNDLPENARAYIRRLEEVVGTPIHIVSTGPDRVETIILEQPFG encoded by the coding sequence ATGGGTAAGACTGTTGTCGTACTCGGCACTCAATGGGGTGACGAAGGTAAGGGCAAAATCGTTGACCTGCTGACTGAGCAGGCAGAAGCGGTTGTGCGCTTCCAGGGCGGCCATAACGCCGGCCATACATTGGTGATCGACGGTGAAAAAACCGTTCTGCACCTGATTCCTTCCGGTATTCTGCGCGAAGGCGTCGTATGCTACATCGGTAATGGCGTAGTTCTGTCTCCTGAAGCTCTGCTGAAAGAGATTCACAAGCTGGAGGACGGTGGCGTTCCTGTCCGTGAACGTCTGCGAATCAGTCCATCCTGCCCGCTGATTCTTCCTTATCACATTGCCCTGGACCAGGCTCGTGAAGTTGCGCGTGGCAAGGACAAAATTGGTACCACCGGTCGTGGTATTGGCCCTGCCTACGAAGACAAAGTAGCTCGCCGTGGACTGCGTGTTGCCGACCTTCTGCACCCTGAGCGTTTTGCCCAGAAACTGAAAGAAGTCATGGAGTACCATAACTTTGCTCTGGAGCACTACTACAAAGTTGATACGGTAGATTTCCAGAAGACTCTGGATGAAGCACTGGCCATGGGTGAACAGATCAAACCTATGATTGAGCGTGTGACCGACAAGGTTCATGAGCACCATGGCAAGGGTGACAACATTCTTTTTGAAGGTGCTCAGGGCTCTCTGCTGGATATCGATCACGGTACCTACCCATTCGTCACTTCGTCCAACACCACAGCCGGTGGTGTTTCTACCGGCAGCGGTTTTGGCCCTCTCTACCTGGACTACGTTCTGGGTATTACCAAGGCTTACACGACCCGTGTCGGTTCTGGTCCTTTCCCGACTGAGCTGTTTGACGATATCGGTATGCACCTGGCCAAGAAAGGCAATGAGTTTGGTGCGACCACTGGCCGTCCCCGTCGTTGTGGCTGGTTTGACGCTGTGGCACTGCGTCAGTCTGTCCAGATCAACTCCGTATCCGGTCTCTGTCTGACCAAGCTGGACGTTCTGGATGGTCTGGAAACTATCAAGATCTGCACCGGCTACAAGAATGCCCGGGGTGAGTCCATTACAACCCCTGTAGATGCAGAAGAGTACGAAGCAATTCAACCGGTTTATGAAGAAGTGCCCGGCTGGAGTGAGTCTACATTCGGTGCCAGAAGCCTGAATGATCTGCCGGAAAATGCCCGCGCCTACATCCGTCGTCTGGAAGAAGTGGTGGGAACTCCTATCCACATCGTTTCTACCGGCCCGGATCGTGTAGAAACCATTATTCTGGAACAGCCTTTCGGCTGA
- a CDS encoding addiction module antidote protein, translating into MVRHEGIAQLAEQTGLNRESLYKTFNGKVQPRWDTVHRLLKALGVKLEIAA; encoded by the coding sequence GTGGTCAGACATGAGGGCATTGCTCAGTTAGCAGAGCAAACCGGCCTGAATCGTGAGAGCCTCTATAAAACATTTAATGGCAAAGTCCAGCCTCGATGGGACACTGTCCACCGATTGCTGAAAGCATTAGGCGTCAAATTGGAAATTGCCGCCTGA
- a CDS encoding DUF2065 domain-containing protein — translation MLQHLGIALSLMLVLEGVLPFLYPQRWRNMVTKLSEIDNRQLRMAGFGSMLVGLIILSMLT, via the coding sequence ATGTTGCAACATCTGGGCATAGCCTTGAGTCTGATGCTGGTTCTGGAAGGCGTCTTGCCTTTTCTGTATCCCCAGCGCTGGCGCAATATGGTCACAAAATTGTCAGAGATTGATAACCGGCAGCTGCGTATGGCAGGTTTTGGCAGCATGTTGGTAGGACTCATAATTCTGAGTATGCTCACGTAA
- a CDS encoding OmpW/AlkL family protein — MNRNVLSLTIAAAIAVSATSAQAYEAGDFIFRGGVASVQTNVDSGGLKTNGVEEKNKTVDVNNDTQLGLSFTYMLSDKFGVELLAATPFKHTLKGKGDLAGLGDFAEVKHLPPTVSLQYYPMDKNSRFQPYLGLGLNYTVFFSEDFKGSASDTFSDLEMDSSMGLSGQLGFDYQLNEHWAVNAAVWYMDINTTAKFKDNDGNRYKLDAELDPLVYMAGVSYRF, encoded by the coding sequence ATGAACAGAAACGTTCTCTCACTCACTATTGCTGCAGCAATTGCTGTTTCTGCTACCTCTGCTCAGGCTTATGAGGCCGGAGATTTTATTTTCCGGGGCGGAGTAGCCAGCGTTCAGACCAATGTTGACAGTGGGGGATTAAAAACCAACGGGGTTGAGGAAAAAAACAAAACAGTTGACGTCAATAATGACACTCAGCTGGGACTCTCCTTTACCTACATGCTGTCGGATAAGTTTGGTGTTGAGCTGCTGGCGGCGACACCATTCAAACACACTCTGAAAGGAAAAGGTGATCTGGCAGGATTGGGGGATTTTGCCGAAGTTAAACACCTGCCACCGACTGTGAGCCTGCAATACTACCCAATGGACAAAAACTCCAGGTTCCAGCCTTACCTGGGACTTGGTTTGAACTACACCGTCTTCTTCAGTGAAGATTTCAAAGGCTCCGCCAGTGATACCTTCAGCGATCTGGAAATGGACAGTTCAATGGGTCTGAGTGGGCAACTGGGCTTTGATTATCAACTGAACGAGCACTGGGCCGTCAATGCTGCTGTATGGTATATGGATATCAATACCACAGCGAAGTTCAAGGACAATGATGGAAACCGCTATAAGCTGGACGCAGAACTGGACCCACTGGTTTACATGGCCGGTGTTTCTTACAGGTTCTGA
- a CDS encoding ATP phosphoribosyltransferase regulatory subunit, translating to MTVADRWLLPDGIEEILAPRARQAEMLRREMLDLFDCWGYELVIPPHLEFMESLTAGVGRDLELQTFKVTDQLTGRTMGLRADTTPAVARIDAHTLKAKGPVRLCYASSVFHTRSASLGATRSPIQLGAELYGHGGVESDIEVISLMLETLAAIGIESVNLDLGHVRIYRSLVEYAGLSEQQEQKLFDALQRKAECEVSELLASWQICSGTAKMFKALTSLTGHASVINDARALLKDAPEAVFKALDQLEVIAGKVAELYPSANLYLDMGELRGYNYHTGVVFAAYVPGKGQAIAKGGRYDGIGRIFGRARPATGFSTDLKTLIELKSLLGLNTDASDERMTIFAPVDADPAAVQKLRRQGQRVVYQLPEQETDAAGTGCDRQLVCRDGEWVVE from the coding sequence ATGACCGTCGCAGATCGCTGGTTATTGCCGGATGGCATTGAGGAAATTCTTGCTCCAAGAGCACGTCAGGCAGAAATGCTTCGTCGTGAGATGCTGGATTTATTCGATTGCTGGGGCTACGAGCTGGTGATTCCTCCTCATCTGGAGTTCATGGAGTCACTGACAGCTGGCGTGGGCCGCGATCTGGAGTTGCAGACGTTTAAAGTAACGGATCAACTCACGGGTAGAACGATGGGGTTAAGGGCGGATACCACGCCAGCTGTTGCCAGAATTGACGCCCACACCCTGAAAGCAAAAGGGCCGGTTCGACTTTGCTACGCGAGCAGCGTGTTTCACACTCGTTCAGCGTCGTTGGGAGCCACAAGATCGCCCATTCAGCTGGGTGCCGAACTTTATGGTCATGGCGGCGTCGAGAGTGATATTGAAGTCATTTCCCTGATGCTGGAAACACTGGCAGCGATCGGTATTGAGTCTGTGAACCTCGATCTGGGTCATGTGCGGATCTATCGTTCATTGGTGGAGTATGCCGGACTGAGTGAACAGCAGGAGCAGAAACTGTTTGATGCTCTGCAAAGGAAAGCGGAGTGTGAAGTATCTGAACTGCTGGCCAGCTGGCAAATCTGTTCGGGCACCGCAAAGATGTTTAAAGCGCTGACATCCCTGACAGGTCATGCCAGTGTCATCAATGATGCCCGTGCGTTACTGAAAGACGCGCCTGAGGCTGTTTTCAAAGCACTCGACCAGCTGGAAGTGATTGCCGGCAAGGTCGCTGAGCTTTACCCGTCAGCTAACCTCTACCTCGATATGGGTGAGTTGCGCGGTTATAACTATCATACAGGCGTCGTGTTTGCTGCGTATGTACCCGGAAAGGGACAGGCGATCGCCAAAGGCGGTCGATACGACGGCATTGGGCGGATCTTTGGCAGAGCCCGCCCTGCTACCGGGTTCAGTACAGACCTGAAAACGTTAATTGAGCTGAAGAGCCTTCTGGGTCTGAACACAGATGCCAGTGACGAACGAATGACAATATTTGCCCCCGTTGATGCAGATCCTGCTGCTGTGCAGAAACTGCGTCGTCAGGGACAACGGGTAGTTTACCAACTGCCTGAACAAGAGACAGACGCTGCGGGCACGGGTTGCGACCGGCAGCTGGTCTGCCGTGACGGAGAGTGGGTTGTAGAATGA
- the rnr gene encoding ribonuclease R, with protein sequence MPKKGWKELDSQAADEAARYDNPIPSRLFIMETLEKRGAPASHKLLCRELGVTVPEQQEALLFRLKAMIRDGQLLETRKGTYGLLSKMDLIKGRIQGNKDGYGFLIPDEGGEDYYLSWREMRKAFDGDRAVIRETGVDRRGRREGQIVEVIERNTTQLVGRFYMENDNVFVVPENSRIDREILIKPGPLMPSHGQYVLIEILEQPGRRVQPVGLIKEVLGERQDAGMEVDVALRTHDIPHEWPSEVEEQVARFKPEVAERDKKHRVDLRATPFVTIDGEDARDFDDAVYCETKKSGGWRLFVAIADVSHYVKPGTALDKEAYNRGTSVYFPGHVIPMLPEVLSNGLCSLNPEVDRLAMLCEMTISSNGKISGYKFYEGLIRSHARLTYTQVWEMLSKPLSDEGKALRRERKAVLPHVEELYNLFKVLKSIRSDRGTIDFETVETQIVFGRNRKIEKIVPAVRNDAHKLIEECMLCANVCAAKFLQKHKVPGLYRVHEGPTMEKRLNLNSFVASLGLSLPAGKLKPAHFQALLASVKDRPDYNVIQTVVLRSMSQAVYTSDNQGHFGLAFDEYAHFTSPIRRYPDLLVHRAIRHIIRSSVETRHVVRVGAREMNKKTIYPYDGNEVLAMGEHCSATERRADEATRDAMDWLKCEYMQQHIGQTYSGVISSVTGFGLFVALNDIYVEGLVHVTSLPDDYYHYDAVHHRMVGERTGRSYRLGDDIEVMVASVNLDDQKIDFELSSGTALRPSRSRKSRKSPSKGGKPLASVAKSRAAKRALLDAAKSEESGKKTTGKKKKPTRKQKAKTKSTGKKSGKPSAVKKTETNKKSSAKPAGRQPRKRKAK encoded by the coding sequence ATGCCCAAAAAAGGGTGGAAAGAACTGGACTCCCAGGCTGCCGATGAAGCAGCCCGCTACGACAACCCGATTCCCAGTCGTCTTTTTATTATGGAGACTCTGGAAAAGAGAGGAGCTCCGGCAAGCCATAAGTTACTCTGCCGTGAGCTGGGTGTAACTGTGCCTGAGCAGCAGGAAGCTCTGTTATTCCGCCTGAAAGCTATGATTCGTGACGGTCAGCTGTTGGAAACCCGGAAGGGAACCTATGGCCTGTTGAGTAAAATGGATCTGATCAAAGGGCGTATTCAGGGTAATAAGGACGGCTATGGTTTCCTGATTCCTGATGAGGGCGGCGAAGACTATTACCTCTCATGGCGTGAAATGCGCAAGGCTTTTGACGGTGATCGTGCAGTCATTCGTGAAACCGGCGTGGACCGCAGAGGACGACGTGAAGGTCAGATTGTTGAAGTCATAGAGCGTAATACCACCCAGTTGGTGGGTCGCTTTTACATGGAAAACGACAATGTTTTTGTCGTGCCGGAAAACTCAAGAATTGATCGCGAAATTCTTATCAAGCCGGGCCCTTTGATGCCCAGCCATGGACAATATGTTCTGATTGAAATCCTTGAGCAGCCTGGCCGACGTGTTCAGCCGGTGGGCCTGATCAAAGAAGTATTGGGTGAACGACAAGATGCCGGAATGGAAGTGGACGTTGCATTACGCACCCACGACATTCCTCATGAGTGGCCTTCTGAAGTTGAGGAGCAGGTGGCCCGGTTCAAGCCGGAAGTGGCTGAGCGGGACAAAAAGCACCGCGTTGATCTGAGAGCGACGCCTTTCGTTACCATTGATGGTGAAGATGCCCGTGACTTTGATGATGCAGTCTACTGTGAAACCAAAAAAAGCGGCGGCTGGCGTTTATTTGTAGCCATTGCCGATGTTTCCCATTACGTGAAACCCGGAACAGCGCTGGACAAAGAAGCCTATAACAGGGGCACTTCTGTTTACTTCCCGGGACATGTTATTCCCATGTTGCCGGAAGTGTTGTCTAACGGGCTCTGCTCTCTGAATCCTGAAGTGGATCGCCTGGCCATGCTGTGTGAAATGACCATCAGTAGCAACGGTAAAATTTCCGGTTACAAGTTCTACGAGGGCCTGATCCGCTCCCATGCCCGTCTGACCTATACCCAGGTTTGGGAAATGCTGTCAAAGCCGCTCAGTGATGAGGGCAAGGCTTTACGTCGCGAACGAAAAGCGGTTCTTCCCCATGTAGAAGAGCTCTATAACCTGTTCAAGGTTCTGAAAAGTATTCGTTCTGATCGTGGCACCATTGATTTTGAAACGGTAGAAACACAGATCGTTTTCGGTCGTAACCGAAAAATCGAAAAGATTGTCCCCGCAGTCCGCAATGACGCGCACAAACTGATTGAAGAATGTATGCTTTGCGCCAATGTCTGTGCGGCCAAATTCCTTCAGAAACACAAAGTTCCCGGGCTCTATCGCGTGCATGAAGGGCCTACTATGGAGAAGCGGCTCAATCTGAACAGCTTTGTTGCCAGTCTTGGATTATCGCTGCCTGCTGGCAAGCTGAAGCCTGCTCACTTTCAGGCTTTGTTGGCATCGGTCAAAGATCGCCCCGATTACAATGTGATCCAGACAGTGGTTCTGCGTTCTATGAGCCAGGCCGTGTACACCTCGGATAATCAGGGGCACTTCGGACTGGCTTTTGACGAGTATGCGCACTTCACTTCGCCGATTCGTCGTTATCCTGATCTGCTGGTGCACAGGGCTATCCGTCATATTATTCGTTCTTCTGTTGAAACCCGGCATGTCGTTCGTGTGGGTGCCAGAGAGATGAATAAAAAGACCATTTATCCCTACGATGGCAATGAAGTGCTGGCCATGGGAGAGCACTGTTCCGCGACAGAACGCCGGGCAGACGAAGCTACACGGGATGCTATGGATTGGCTGAAGTGCGAGTATATGCAGCAGCATATCGGACAGACGTATTCCGGTGTCATTTCATCCGTCACGGGCTTTGGCCTCTTTGTCGCCCTGAATGATATTTATGTAGAAGGTCTGGTACACGTCACTAGCCTTCCGGATGATTATTATCATTATGACGCTGTTCATCATCGTATGGTGGGTGAAAGAACCGGCAGAAGTTATCGATTAGGTGATGATATCGAAGTCATGGTCGCCAGCGTCAATCTGGATGACCAGAAAATTGATTTCGAATTATCCTCAGGGACTGCGCTTAGACCCTCACGTTCCCGTAAATCTCGAAAAAGCCCCTCAAAAGGTGGCAAGCCATTAGCCAGTGTGGCCAAGAGTCGGGCCGCAAAAAGAGCTTTGCTGGATGCAGCAAAGTCTGAAGAATCGGGCAAGAAGACCACAGGTAAAAAGAAAAAACCCACTCGCAAGCAAAAAGCCAAGACTAAAAGTACCGGCAAGAAATCCGGGAAACCCTCAGCCGTTAAGAAAACAGAAACGAATAAAAAGTCGTCTGCAAAACCGGCTGGCAGACAGCCGAGAAAGAGAAAGGCTAAGTGA
- the hflK gene encoding FtsH protease activity modulator HflK → MAWNEPGGNSQDPWGSGNNKGGGKNQGPPDLDEAFRKLQDKLNSMFGGSKSGGGSGKGSNHSGSSSGMFIGIIVLAIVAYLWNAIYTVDEKERAVILRFGVYTETVGPGLHIYFPPFESKFQEKVTELRTYNLRQQMLTEDENIVEVSMSVQYNIDDVKNYVLNVAKPLMSLEQATQSALRHVVGSSEMYQVLTQGREVLGQEVRARLQEYQENYGTGLRIGKVNIESAQPPKEVQAAFDDVIRAREDEQRAKNKAEAYANKIIPEARGKAQRTIEEANAYRDEVIARAEGESDRFSKLLTEYKRAPEVTRERLYIETVEEVLKGTSKVLVDVKGGNNMIYLPLDKLTQGKSSMPAQPAELSSQDLTDISNRVAEELSKRVNSARSSGRVGR, encoded by the coding sequence ATGGCCTGGAACGAGCCGGGTGGAAACAGCCAGGATCCATGGGGTAGTGGAAATAATAAGGGTGGTGGCAAAAATCAGGGGCCACCTGATCTGGATGAAGCATTCCGCAAACTGCAGGACAAACTGAACTCAATGTTTGGTGGTAGCAAGAGTGGAGGAGGTTCAGGTAAAGGGAGCAATCACTCCGGTTCCTCCTCAGGAATGTTTATCGGAATCATTGTTCTGGCGATTGTCGCCTACCTCTGGAACGCAATTTACACCGTCGATGAAAAAGAGCGCGCCGTTATTCTGCGCTTTGGGGTATATACCGAGACCGTTGGTCCGGGTCTACACATATACTTCCCGCCCTTTGAAAGCAAGTTTCAGGAGAAGGTGACCGAACTCCGTACCTATAACCTGAGACAGCAGATGCTGACTGAAGACGAGAACATTGTTGAAGTCTCCATGTCTGTCCAATACAACATTGACGACGTTAAAAATTATGTTCTGAATGTTGCCAAGCCTTTGATGAGTCTTGAGCAGGCCACCCAGAGTGCGCTGCGTCATGTGGTCGGCAGCTCCGAGATGTACCAGGTACTGACCCAGGGACGTGAAGTTCTGGGGCAGGAAGTTCGTGCCCGTTTGCAGGAATACCAGGAAAACTATGGGACAGGTCTGCGCATCGGTAAGGTCAACATTGAAAGTGCCCAGCCTCCAAAAGAAGTTCAGGCTGCTTTTGATGACGTAATCCGTGCACGGGAAGACGAGCAACGTGCCAAGAACAAAGCAGAAGCTTACGCTAACAAGATTATCCCTGAAGCTCGTGGTAAGGCTCAGCGGACCATTGAGGAAGCTAATGCTTACCGTGATGAAGTCATTGCCAGGGCTGAAGGTGAATCAGATCGTTTCTCCAAGCTGTTGACAGAGTATAAGCGTGCACCTGAAGTGACACGTGAGCGTCTCTACATCGAAACCGTTGAAGAGGTTCTGAAGGGCACCAGCAAGGTACTGGTGGACGTCAAGGGTGGCAACAATATGATCTACCTGCCACTGGATAAATTGACCCAGGGCAAGTCATCCATGCCAGCCCAGCCAGCTGAGCTGAGCAGTCAGGATTTGACTGACATCAGTAATCGCGTTGCAGAGGAGTTGAGCAAGCGAGTGAACAGTGCACGTAGCAGTGGGAGGGTTGGTCGATGA
- the trhA gene encoding PAQR family membrane homeostasis protein TrhA → MARYSLAEEIANSITHGLGALLSVAGLTLLVAYAAEQDDVWRIVSFSIYGATLILLFLSSTLYHSIQHEKTKKVFKLLDHCSIYLLIAGTYTPFLLVSMRGTLGWIMFAVIWLLAIAGIVFKVWFGPRFKKLSVTTYILMGWLVLFASKELASKISLEGIYWLLAGGLSYTLGAVFYLWKRLPFNHAIWHVFVLGGSVCHFFAVFFHVLPAS, encoded by the coding sequence ATGGCCAGATATAGCCTGGCTGAAGAGATTGCAAACAGTATCACCCACGGTCTGGGAGCCTTGCTCAGTGTTGCCGGTTTGACCCTTCTGGTGGCGTACGCTGCCGAGCAGGATGATGTCTGGCGCATTGTCAGCTTCAGTATCTATGGGGCAACGCTGATACTGCTCTTTCTCTCTTCCACGCTCTATCACAGTATCCAGCACGAAAAGACCAAGAAGGTCTTCAAGCTGCTGGATCATTGTTCCATCTATCTTCTGATCGCCGGTACCTATACCCCGTTCTTACTGGTCAGCATGAGGGGAACACTGGGCTGGATAATGTTTGCCGTTATCTGGCTGCTGGCTATTGCGGGCATTGTTTTTAAAGTCTGGTTTGGTCCACGCTTTAAGAAGCTGTCGGTAACCACATACATTCTGATGGGCTGGCTGGTACTTTTTGCGTCAAAAGAGTTGGCCAGCAAGATATCGCTGGAGGGCATCTACTGGCTGTTAGCGGGTGGCCTCTCTTATACCCTTGGGGCGGTTTTTTACCTGTGGAAAAGGCTGCCTTTTAACCATGCTATTTGGCATGTGTTTGTCCTGGGCGGAAGTGTCTGTCATTTCTTTGCTGTTTTTTTTCACGTACTGCCTGCCAGTTAG
- a CDS encoding death domain-containing protein, with product MALLRNPDNPEAAFDHYQSNNPEQTEDYRGYTEQEFILSPKQLRSVSVFPGSCPTGISCPKGTEATAKGTRVDLKDPPSYRQSQKDYSHQNRRTFGGSGNGEDDGSGGAPNNVYCQHCQKQKPVVFNNMCFDCANDGMVAFERDLSEPPPIVRTKEVPVAMAEWVDTSAIRLSRWLVDLIYEERELSLFHRSTFYKKYELYNLLTESFLQHKETLDKFHKYWIKFSRGSISAGNLILQVGALAKNHGIDRHVEVARIVKTLARHRKIFETQAYFDQFTENKLANELIGNNLATHNELYNLVYSQVDGQKKKELMDFIYQIFKQTSDLLAEKTVPSKYDTFRYLGELSRELFRDYRFGFPNYRDGQLDIIPWGFGQHTFITQSNRHKLERNLQSQTLYGLGFYVSDNNPSTPEEVKAIFTGLAILSTSLMESGKFMHKLSQDQRELFIDFAKIARKELTNLLNSTSSEQKNAFLSSMFFVFGEVTRELADELAQEQSSTPVSEAQAALRTAAEPRHEQTTGYTLDSPLPEEIFTDYGYEIGTKWKMFARRTEAGFREPQLEAIDHDNRQLFEKVMAMLHQWKRGSRRPITFRDFLSTLKKIDRNDIRSSIEKRYNLPQL from the coding sequence ATGGCATTGCTCAGGAATCCAGATAATCCGGAAGCGGCATTTGATCATTATCAGAGCAACAACCCGGAACAGACAGAAGACTATCGTGGTTATACAGAACAGGAGTTCATTTTAAGCCCTAAACAATTACGCAGTGTGTCAGTATTTCCGGGCAGCTGCCCAACGGGAATCAGCTGCCCGAAAGGCACTGAAGCCACTGCAAAAGGTACCAGAGTTGATCTGAAAGATCCTCCCTCCTACAGGCAATCTCAAAAGGACTACAGTCATCAAAATCGACGCACCTTCGGTGGAAGCGGAAATGGGGAAGACGATGGTTCCGGTGGGGCACCCAACAACGTGTATTGCCAACATTGTCAGAAACAAAAACCTGTAGTCTTTAACAATATGTGCTTCGACTGCGCTAATGATGGTATGGTTGCATTTGAGCGGGATCTCAGCGAACCGCCTCCTATAGTAAGGACAAAGGAAGTGCCGGTAGCCATGGCAGAGTGGGTTGATACTTCAGCCATCAGACTGTCACGATGGCTCGTTGATCTGATCTATGAAGAACGGGAATTGAGTCTTTTTCACCGCAGCACTTTCTACAAGAAGTATGAACTTTATAACCTTTTAACTGAAAGTTTTTTACAGCATAAAGAGACTCTGGACAAATTTCACAAGTACTGGATTAAATTTTCCAGAGGTTCAATATCTGCTGGCAACTTGATTCTACAGGTCGGTGCACTGGCCAAGAATCATGGAATCGACAGACATGTTGAGGTGGCAAGAATTGTTAAGACACTTGCCCGTCACCGGAAAATATTTGAGACCCAGGCCTATTTTGATCAATTCACAGAAAACAAATTAGCCAATGAGCTAATAGGCAATAATCTTGCGACACATAACGAATTATATAATCTCGTATATTCACAAGTAGATGGCCAAAAGAAAAAAGAATTAATGGATTTTATTTATCAAATATTTAAACAAACCAGTGATTTACTGGCAGAGAAAACGGTTCCTTCAAAATATGACACATTCAGATATTTAGGCGAGTTATCCAGAGAACTGTTTAGAGATTATCGTTTTGGCTTTCCGAATTATAGGGATGGTCAGCTAGATATTATCCCCTGGGGCTTTGGACAACATACCTTTATTACTCAATCTAACAGACATAAATTAGAAAGGAATTTGCAATCTCAAACACTTTATGGCCTTGGATTTTATGTTTCTGACAATAATCCATCCACACCTGAAGAAGTTAAAGCTATATTCACCGGCTTGGCTATTTTAAGCACATCACTCATGGAATCTGGCAAGTTCATGCACAAACTTTCTCAGGATCAACGTGAGCTTTTCATTGATTTTGCCAAGATTGCCAGAAAAGAACTTACTAATTTACTGAACTCAACCAGTTCAGAGCAAAAAAATGCGTTCTTAAGTAGTATGTTTTTCGTCTTTGGCGAGGTTACCAGAGAACTGGCTGATGAACTGGCTCAGGAACAGTCATCCACACCTGTCAGTGAAGCCCAGGCTGCTCTGAGAACAGCGGCAGAACCCCGGCACGAGCAAACAACAGGATACACTCTGGACTCCCCTTTACCAGAAGAAATATTCACGGACTATGGTTACGAGATAGGTACTAAATGGAAAATGTTTGCCAGACGTACGGAAGCAGGTTTTAGAGAACCCCAATTAGAGGCTATAGATCATGATAACAGACAACTTTTTGAAAAGGTGATGGCAATGCTGCACCAATGGAAGCGAGGCTCTCGTCGACCTATTACCTTTAGGGACTTCCTAAGTACCCTTAAAAAAATAGACCGAAATGATATTAGAAGCTCAATAGAGAAAAGATATAATCTTCCTCAACTATAG